The following coding sequences lie in one Methanorbis furvi genomic window:
- a CDS encoding winged helix-turn-helix transcriptional regulator has protein sequence MYYPLSGLTISPLPVDFEYIDDGIPIVLVENPPFDLMGTLQEYVFITYSHIFGLPPVIFTEFVWIIFLFLTTGALTGLMARDPFSFKPNSRTTKLYNEIVENPGITAAELAKIIEIPRGTMNHHINKLETAGKIRKVARKGMTCLYAGTCSEDEIREFMQRLIVREKPHKIFTTIAEAPGISQTDLIEITGIPHSTLQWHLSQFARYNVLETYREKNFTHYIIPSEYLRIYQSLTSKNESIAE, from the coding sequence ATGTACTATCCTCTCTCAGGACTGACGATCTCTCCTCTGCCCGTGGACTTTGAGTACATCGATGACGGAATTCCCATCGTACTTGTGGAAAATCCTCCGTTCGATCTTATGGGAACGTTGCAGGAGTACGTTTTCATAACATACAGCCATATTTTTGGTCTCCCTCCCGTGATTTTCACAGAATTTGTGTGGATCATTTTCCTCTTTCTCACCACCGGTGCCCTCACCGGCCTTATGGCACGGGACCCGTTCTCCTTCAAACCCAACTCCCGGACAACAAAACTCTACAATGAAATAGTCGAAAACCCGGGGATTACCGCAGCCGAACTTGCAAAAATCATCGAGATCCCGCGGGGGACCATGAACCACCACATCAACAAACTCGAGACCGCAGGAAAAATCCGAAAAGTTGCAAGAAAAGGAATGACCTGCCTGTATGCGGGGACATGCAGTGAGGATGAAATCCGCGAGTTCATGCAGCGTCTCATCGTACGGGAAAAACCGCATAAAATATTCACCACGATTGCAGAAGCTCCGGGAATCTCCCAGACCGATCTCATAGAAATAACCGGCATACCGCACTCAACCCTCCAGTGGCACCTCTCACAGTTCGCACGCTACAATGTGCTGGAGACCTATCGGGAAAAAAATTTCACCCACTATATCATTCCCTCTGAATACCTCAGAATCTATCAGAGCCTCACGAGTAAAAACGAGAGCATCGCAGAATAA
- a CDS encoding MATE family efflux transporter — protein MTERENIITEGSITKALIIIAIPIIISNILQSVLEVVDMYFIGHLGQDAIAGGTMSISIIMVLTTVLFGIVTATAAFISRAYGSQRYERIQVILAHSLYLALIISAIIAVIGFFWSEQLLLLLGADPGALAEGVKFLQPMLMGLFVMVILMTLVTAFQSSGDSRTPMFAMIVVNIVNILLNPTLIQGLAGFPAFGIAGSAYASLLSRGAGIFLLLGIIYLHPSFKNSPVRLPKKWTFETDLIKQIVFIAIPSAIQSGVRSFGFLMMTAIVTTFYGTAAVAAYGISIRLDMLGLIIVMGFCTAIAVMVGQNLGAGRTDRAELSVKYAVVINAIFMACVAVFYFFNAEMLLAFFGAEGEALVDGILFMHIIPFSYFIIAAAMTLGFAMNGAGMTRPGMYSAIAGQICTQVALSAMFAYLGYPIQYIWYAIVCGSIVMCICDYYFYRKGDWKRKKLDLGGEDA, from the coding sequence ATGACCGAAAGGGAAAACATCATCACCGAGGGCAGTATCACAAAAGCCCTTATTATCATCGCTATCCCAATCATCATCAGTAACATTTTGCAGAGTGTTCTTGAAGTAGTGGACATGTACTTCATCGGACACCTCGGGCAGGATGCAATTGCTGGGGGAACGATGAGTATCTCCATCATCATGGTTCTCACAACCGTGTTGTTTGGTATTGTCACCGCCACCGCCGCATTCATATCACGAGCTTACGGTTCGCAGCGGTATGAACGCATTCAGGTAATTCTCGCTCACTCTCTGTATCTGGCTTTAATCATCTCCGCAATAATTGCAGTTATCGGTTTCTTCTGGTCTGAACAACTCCTTCTGCTGCTTGGGGCAGACCCTGGCGCTCTTGCTGAAGGAGTGAAGTTTCTCCAGCCGATGCTGATGGGTCTGTTTGTGATGGTTATCTTAATGACCCTTGTCACTGCATTTCAGAGCAGCGGCGATTCACGCACGCCGATGTTTGCCATGATCGTGGTAAACATCGTCAACATTCTCCTCAACCCCACCCTTATTCAGGGTCTTGCAGGATTTCCCGCATTCGGCATCGCAGGATCAGCATATGCATCCCTTCTCTCACGTGGTGCAGGAATTTTCCTGCTGCTTGGCATCATTTACCTTCACCCGTCATTCAAAAACAGTCCGGTCAGACTGCCGAAGAAGTGGACCTTTGAGACTGATCTCATCAAACAAATTGTGTTCATTGCAATCCCGAGTGCAATCCAGAGCGGAGTGAGAAGCTTTGGTTTTCTGATGATGACCGCAATTGTTACCACGTTCTACGGAACTGCAGCAGTTGCAGCGTATGGAATCTCGATTCGTCTGGACATGCTTGGTCTCATCATTGTGATGGGATTCTGTACTGCAATTGCTGTGATGGTTGGTCAGAATCTTGGTGCAGGACGCACTGATCGTGCTGAACTTTCAGTGAAGTACGCAGTTGTCATCAACGCCATCTTCATGGCATGTGTTGCCGTCTTCTACTTCTTCAACGCAGAGATGCTGCTGGCATTCTTCGGCGCGGAAGGCGAGGCGCTTGTTGACGGCATCCTCTTCATGCACATCATCCCGTTCTCCTACTTCATCATTGCAGCGGCAATGACGCTCGGCTTTGCAATGAATGGTGCAGGTATGACGCGTCCCGGGATGTACTCGGCAATCGCCGGACAGATCTGTACACAGGTTGCACTTTCCGCGATGTTTGCCTACCTTGGCTATCCGATCCAGTACATCTGGTATGCGATCGTCTGTGGTTCCATTGTTATGTGTATCTGCGACTACTACTTCTACCGCAAGGGCGACTGGAAGAGAAAAAAGCTGGACCTTGGTGGAGAAGACGCGTAA
- the feoB gene encoding ferrous iron transport protein B: MSEKRIIVALAGNPNCGKTTLFNNLTGMRHHVGNWPGKTVTIERKEGKATYEGTTLEIVDLPGTYSLSSRSLEEEITVEYLLHEKPDVVVNIVDAAHLERNLYLTLQLIELGVPLILALNLNRYADAEGIIIDTKKLSASLGVPVVRIEAIDDTGKDQLIQEILKKPAATANFPHYSNEIEQHLAELSNILPEVSRWDLIQYLIHGAPENFSDEIRTKIEKTRKHLEEIFGTTPQEVFADQRYGYIAGILHESVSLHADSGGKNQSERIDRFVTNKWLGFPIFLVVMYAVFQIVFMLGAPFMDMIDTIFGTLSEFAGDALASSGAPDWVSSFVCDGVISGVGSVVIFLPNIVLLFILLAILEDSGYLARVAVIMDRIMHRLGLHGKSFIPMMLGFGCGVPAIMATRTMETERERLLTILLTPFMSCSARLPVYLLLVGIFFVPQVQGLVMFSLYLLGILVALIVGLLLRKTLFKGESSAFVLEMPPYRIPTIKGVLIHSFEHAGLFLKKAGVIIFPAVLLMWLLASLPFGVEYGSSESIIGMIGSAIAPIFAPLGFGIPEAAIAVIMGLIAKEVVVATFGTLFGVGDEALGDVLMNVFTPLSAYSFMVFILLYMPCLAAMLTIKQETNSWKITVGAAVMMCVVAWIVSFIIYQGGVLLGFG; the protein is encoded by the coding sequence ATGAGCGAAAAGCGAATCATCGTCGCCCTTGCAGGAAACCCGAACTGCGGCAAAACCACTCTTTTCAATAACCTTACCGGCATGCGCCACCATGTGGGGAACTGGCCGGGAAAAACCGTCACCATCGAACGAAAAGAAGGAAAGGCAACCTATGAAGGAACAACCCTTGAGATCGTTGACCTCCCCGGGACCTACAGCCTGAGCAGCCGATCTCTCGAAGAAGAGATTACCGTTGAGTACCTCCTGCACGAAAAGCCGGACGTCGTGGTCAACATTGTGGACGCCGCACATCTCGAACGAAACCTCTACCTGACCCTTCAGCTGATCGAGCTCGGCGTCCCGCTGATTCTCGCGCTGAATCTGAACCGATATGCTGACGCTGAAGGCATCATCATCGACACCAAAAAACTCTCCGCATCCCTTGGCGTTCCGGTCGTGCGGATTGAAGCGATCGATGACACCGGAAAAGATCAGCTGATTCAGGAAATCCTGAAAAAACCTGCGGCAACTGCAAACTTCCCTCATTACTCAAACGAGATCGAGCAGCACCTTGCAGAGCTCTCCAATATTTTGCCTGAGGTTTCCCGCTGGGATCTGATTCAGTATCTGATCCATGGAGCTCCGGAAAATTTTTCGGATGAGATCCGAACAAAAATTGAAAAGACCAGAAAACATCTGGAGGAAATTTTCGGCACAACCCCGCAGGAAGTTTTTGCCGACCAGCGTTACGGATACATCGCAGGCATTCTTCACGAGTCGGTGAGTCTTCATGCAGACTCTGGAGGAAAAAATCAGTCGGAACGAATCGACCGGTTTGTGACGAACAAGTGGCTCGGTTTTCCGATCTTTCTTGTGGTGATGTATGCGGTGTTCCAGATTGTGTTTATGCTCGGTGCGCCGTTCATGGATATGATCGACACCATCTTTGGCACACTTTCTGAATTTGCCGGTGACGCTCTTGCCTCGAGCGGTGCTCCTGACTGGGTAAGTTCGTTTGTCTGTGATGGTGTGATCAGCGGTGTCGGATCAGTTGTGATCTTTTTGCCAAACATTGTTCTGCTGTTCATCCTTCTGGCAATTCTTGAGGACTCAGGATATCTCGCACGGGTTGCTGTGATCATGGATCGGATTATGCACCGGCTTGGTCTTCACGGAAAATCCTTTATTCCTATGATGCTTGGGTTCGGCTGCGGCGTTCCGGCAATTATGGCGACGCGTACGATGGAGACCGAGCGTGAGCGGCTGCTGACGATTCTTCTGACACCGTTTATGTCCTGCTCGGCAAGGCTTCCCGTCTATCTTCTGCTGGTCGGCATCTTCTTTGTGCCGCAAGTGCAGGGTCTGGTAATGTTTTCGCTGTATCTGCTGGGCATTCTCGTTGCGCTGATTGTGGGGCTCCTGCTTCGCAAGACGCTCTTCAAGGGTGAGTCTTCGGCGTTTGTTCTGGAGATGCCGCCGTATCGGATCCCAACAATCAAAGGTGTCCTCATTCATTCGTTCGAGCATGCGGGTCTGTTTCTGAAGAAGGCCGGAGTGATTATTTTCCCGGCGGTACTTCTGATGTGGCTGCTTGCCTCGCTGCCGTTCGGTGTTGAGTACGGATCTTCTGAAAGTATCATCGGCATGATAGGTTCTGCGATTGCTCCCATCTTTGCACCGCTCGGCTTTGGTATTCCTGAGGCGGCAATTGCAGTGATCATGGGACTGATTGCAAAAGAAGTTGTGGTAGCAACGTTTGGCACGCTGTTCGGTGTGGGCGATGAGGCTCTGGGTGATGTGCTGATGAATGTGTTCACGCCGCTTTCCGCCTACTCGTTCATGGTGTTTATTCTTCTGTATATGCCCTGCCTTGCGGCGATGCTGACGATTAAGCAGGAGACAAACTCGTGGAAAATTACGGTCGGCGCAGCTGTGATGATGTGCGTAGTTGCCTGGATTGTTTCCTTCATCATCTATCAGGGAGGTGTTCTTCTTGGATTCGGGTGA
- a CDS encoding MFS transporter: protein MKKTFVPTRWTLVFLLCAAMLTLMGGAAVAPALPLISQVFPDVPEYLISMIITLPSLAVACTGYLVGMACDRFGRKPILLLSLVIFSVAGSAGFFLDSFPAILASRAVLGIGIAGLMTATTALITEYYTGASRVKVLGYQSAAMGLGILILETGGGTLAEISWREPFLIYLVGFVILLGAIFAIKEPAREPTHGLRDSSVKLNMRALLPIYVTIFIGMAIIFLMPTKLPYLISAVSSTSLMGTGVLLGLMGFCAAVTGIFYGRIAARMPRMQVMFLCFLVLGVGCCLMGFAESVAAIAVAVILVGAGNGALIPTIVNWISNEAPIRAMGKATGIFSMSLNLGQFGSSLLVVPILVIVGSYSNLFLVTGLFAILISLIYAVVWRRGGQSSETS from the coding sequence ATGAAAAAGACGTTTGTTCCAACGAGATGGACATTGGTATTTCTGCTGTGCGCAGCAATGCTTACTTTGATGGGAGGAGCAGCGGTCGCTCCGGCACTTCCTTTGATCAGTCAGGTTTTCCCTGACGTGCCAGAGTATCTGATCTCGATGATCATTACACTGCCAAGCCTCGCAGTTGCCTGCACCGGATATTTAGTCGGGATGGCATGCGACCGGTTTGGAAGAAAACCGATTCTTCTTCTGTCGCTGGTGATCTTTTCGGTTGCCGGGTCTGCGGGATTTTTCCTTGATTCGTTTCCGGCAATTCTTGCAAGCCGCGCCGTTCTCGGTATTGGTATTGCAGGTCTTATGACGGCAACGACCGCACTTATCACCGAGTATTATACCGGTGCATCCAGAGTAAAGGTGCTCGGCTACCAGTCGGCTGCGATGGGTCTTGGCATTCTGATTCTTGAAACCGGAGGAGGAACTCTTGCGGAGATCTCATGGAGAGAGCCGTTCCTGATTTATCTGGTGGGTTTTGTGATCCTCCTTGGAGCTATCTTTGCAATCAAGGAACCTGCCCGTGAGCCGACTCACGGTCTGCGCGACAGCTCGGTGAAGCTGAACATGCGGGCGCTTCTGCCGATTTATGTAACAATTTTTATCGGGATGGCGATTATTTTCCTGATGCCGACCAAGCTGCCGTATCTGATCTCAGCGGTCAGCAGTACTTCTCTGATGGGAACCGGAGTCCTGCTTGGTCTGATGGGTTTTTGTGCAGCGGTTACCGGAATTTTTTACGGCCGGATTGCAGCAAGGATGCCAAGAATGCAGGTGATGTTTTTGTGTTTCCTCGTGCTCGGCGTGGGATGCTGTCTGATGGGTTTTGCAGAGTCGGTCGCGGCGATTGCTGTTGCGGTAATTTTAGTCGGAGCAGGAAACGGCGCATTGATTCCGACAATTGTAAACTGGATCTCAAATGAAGCACCGATTCGGGCGATGGGAAAAGCGACCGGAATTTTTTCGATGTCGCTGAACCTCGGACAGTTCGGCTCGTCGCTTCTGGTGGTGCCAATTCTGGTAATCGTCGGGTCGTACAGTAATCTGTTTCTGGTTACTGGCCTTTTTGCAATTCTGATCTCCTTAATCTATGCGGTTGTGTGGCGGCGGGGCGGACAGTCTTCTGAAACTTCATAA
- the cyaB gene encoding class IV adenylate cyclase: MALEIEIKVKVPALEPIRNNLEKYGAVLIAEQDEHDIYYNAPHKDFAQTDEALRVRYTKNQTCGKIMPPNVTYKGPKVGHEGFKAREEVIVDLSSGEEFGVILERLNFRKTAEVVKHREIYQCEKAIVTLDNVAGVGTFSEIEADFSLTEDEAIAAIESVAAAAGITGERLTKSYLEILLDAQAAKKV; the protein is encoded by the coding sequence ATGGCATTGGAGATTGAGATCAAAGTCAAAGTCCCGGCACTCGAACCCATAAGGAACAATCTCGAAAAATACGGAGCAGTCCTCATCGCCGAACAGGACGAGCACGACATCTACTACAATGCCCCGCACAAAGATTTCGCCCAGACCGACGAAGCCCTCCGTGTCCGGTACACCAAAAACCAGACCTGCGGAAAAATCATGCCGCCAAACGTCACCTACAAAGGCCCGAAAGTCGGCCACGAAGGATTCAAGGCACGCGAAGAGGTAATCGTTGACCTCTCTTCAGGAGAAGAGTTCGGCGTAATTCTTGAACGGCTCAACTTCAGAAAAACCGCAGAGGTTGTCAAGCACCGTGAGATCTATCAGTGCGAAAAAGCCATCGTCACCCTTGACAATGTTGCTGGTGTTGGCACCTTCTCTGAGATCGAAGCAGACTTTTCTCTCACCGAAGATGAAGCGATCGCTGCAATCGAAAGCGTCGCGGCAGCGGCAGGCATCACGGGTGAACGGCTCACCAAATCCTATCTTGAAATCCTGCTTGATGCTCAGGCAGCAAAAAAAGTTTGA
- a CDS encoding peptidylprolyl isomerase, with protein sequence MAIENGNYIKISYTGSVNGSAFDTTDAEAAKTAGIFRENAMYGPAVVKVGAGHVLVGVDEDLAGKEVGKEYTVVVPAEKAFGEHKKDELKAVDKKALPEKVSMFDRVTVEGREGVVVNKIGNRYLVDFNHPLAGQDLTYVYTIESVVEDPIEKLTGTIRLFTGREMKVSNAHKAFVSVEVPPMMAMYNQNWMMTEYMITQEAFGLFPEIESVKFVETFPRPNLKTEEKTE encoded by the coding sequence ATGGCTATTGAGAATGGCAACTATATTAAAATCAGCTACACCGGTTCTGTAAACGGTTCAGCTTTTGATACGACCGATGCTGAGGCAGCAAAGACGGCAGGAATTTTCCGCGAGAATGCGATGTATGGCCCGGCAGTGGTAAAGGTCGGCGCAGGTCATGTACTTGTAGGCGTTGACGAGGATCTTGCAGGAAAGGAAGTCGGCAAGGAGTACACAGTTGTTGTTCCGGCAGAGAAGGCATTCGGCGAGCACAAGAAGGATGAGCTGAAGGCTGTTGATAAAAAGGCTCTTCCAGAAAAAGTTTCCATGTTTGACCGCGTGACGGTTGAGGGACGCGAGGGTGTTGTGGTAAATAAGATCGGCAACCGCTATCTGGTTGACTTTAACCACCCGCTTGCAGGCCAGGACCTTACCTATGTCTACACGATTGAGTCGGTTGTTGAGGATCCGATCGAGAAACTCACCGGAACCATCCGCCTGTTTACCGGTCGCGAGATGAAGGTCAGCAACGCACACAAAGCGTTTGTGTCTGTTGAAGTCCCGCCGATGATGGCAATGTACAACCAGAACTGGATGATGACCGAGTACATGATCACGCAGGAAGCCTTCGGACTTTTCCCGGAGATCGAGTCGGTGAAGTTCGTCGAGACCTTCCCGCGCCCGAACCTCAAGACGGAAGAGAAGACCGAGTAA
- a CDS encoding metallophosphoesterase family protein has protein sequence MTDIVFITDVHGKYEVIPKIFEEEEPDYVLVGGDLTDFGPLDGVIPALEEIPAPTLVIPGNCDPKEIVQIIEASDAVSLHLKSIDLGTITVTGLGGSNTTPFNTLFEFSEEEIAAALAGVLAKMKKNRWNILVTHAPPKGALDGIGEDGSVHVGSESVAAVVREFDIICCGHIHEQKGVVEFERRICVNPGPASEGNYAVITLTDEDEPVIVLRNVHDEKNE, from the coding sequence ATGACCGATATTGTATTTATTACTGATGTACATGGGAAGTATGAGGTAATTCCTAAAATTTTTGAGGAGGAGGAGCCGGATTATGTTCTCGTAGGCGGGGATCTGACGGACTTCGGACCTCTGGACGGAGTGATCCCGGCGCTTGAGGAGATCCCTGCACCAACTCTGGTGATCCCTGGCAACTGTGATCCAAAAGAGATTGTGCAAATCATTGAGGCGTCGGACGCTGTGTCGCTGCATCTGAAGAGTATTGATCTGGGGACAATTACGGTCACGGGTCTTGGCGGATCAAACACGACTCCGTTCAATACGTTGTTTGAGTTTTCTGAGGAAGAGATTGCAGCGGCTCTTGCCGGTGTTCTTGCAAAGATGAAGAAAAACCGATGGAATATTCTGGTGACGCACGCTCCGCCAAAAGGAGCACTCGACGGAATTGGCGAGGACGGATCGGTTCACGTGGGTTCGGAGTCGGTGGCGGCTGTTGTCCGCGAGTTTGATATCATCTGCTGCGGACACATTCATGAACAAAAAGGCGTCGTTGAGTTTGAGCGGCGCATCTGTGTGAATCCGGGACCTGCGTCCGAAGGAAACTATGCGGTGATCACTCTCACTGATGAGGATGAGCCGGTCATTGTTCTGCGCAATGTGCATGATGAAAAAAATGAGTGA
- a CDS encoding TrmB family transcriptional regulator, which yields MNEELVSRLKKFGMNEYEAKVYSSLFELRVASAREVHDLTSIPRGRVYETLDRLMEKRFVGCSGASPVRYHVNDVAKTFEHIKTDTMSALNELSEYLTDLERDRPARLTQAYELQNAHAIESQIRLMFQRAKSEMIIFCDDAEFLKRYAFDLVDLQKRLDLYVVLRNRKLAENTSLKCYLGGREIENGFFSPHVPDDRSIKLRLAIYADRRDFLQIVEDSGDVLGIFLSNDLFSGYLYHCILDEIKPI from the coding sequence ATGAACGAGGAGCTTGTATCCCGCTTAAAAAAATTCGGCATGAACGAGTATGAAGCAAAAGTCTACTCGTCCCTGTTCGAACTACGGGTTGCAAGCGCAAGAGAGGTCCATGACCTCACCTCCATCCCCCGCGGACGTGTCTACGAAACGCTGGATCGTCTGATGGAAAAACGTTTCGTCGGCTGTTCGGGGGCATCACCCGTCCGGTATCATGTGAATGATGTCGCAAAAACTTTTGAACACATCAAGACCGATACCATGTCAGCCTTGAACGAGCTGAGCGAGTATCTGACGGATCTGGAACGCGACCGCCCCGCACGACTGACGCAGGCATATGAACTGCAGAATGCTCATGCAATCGAGTCACAGATTCGTCTGATGTTTCAGCGGGCGAAGTCAGAGATGATCATCTTCTGCGACGACGCCGAGTTTCTCAAACGCTACGCATTTGATCTGGTGGATCTTCAGAAACGACTCGATCTCTATGTAGTTCTGCGAAACAGAAAACTCGCAGAAAATACCAGCCTCAAGTGCTATCTTGGTGGTCGTGAGATTGAGAACGGATTTTTCTCTCCGCATGTCCCTGATGACAGGAGCATTAAACTCAGGCTCGCAATTTATGCTGACCGGCGTGATTTTCTCCAGATTGTGGAGGACAGCGGAGATGTTTTGGGAATTTTTCTCTCGAACGATCTCTTCTCAGGCTATCTCTATCACTGCATCCTGGATGAGATCAAACCGATCTGA
- a CDS encoding FeoA family protein produces the protein MTSPLVTLNCIPCGSSATVASLEHGAEITKRLLELGITRGTDITVLGNAPLGDPMIVRVRGCQFAIRKNEAKNILMEIA, from the coding sequence ATGACATCACCTCTCGTAACCCTAAACTGCATTCCCTGCGGCTCGTCTGCGACGGTCGCATCCCTTGAACATGGTGCAGAAATAACCAAACGCCTTCTTGAACTCGGCATCACCCGCGGAACCGACATCACCGTACTTGGCAACGCCCCACTTGGTGACCCCATGATTGTCCGTGTCCGCGGATGTCAGTTTGCAATCCGCAAAAACGAAGCAAAAAATATTCTCATGGAGATTGCATGA
- a CDS encoding winged helix-turn-helix transcriptional regulator, translating into MLILQILGTCTLLLGAGALGFLITRKNLPDDPESRPMIVYNAIKENPGMTMAQLQRLTGIPRGSINYTVHRLSLAGKVKKITDNGAGSYYPAHVQIEGHEEFMHKVLTEERPNKIFQTIIDHPEISQKILVEKTGIPQTTLQWHLSQLAKYQAIKSVRNKNTIHYTAIPDYVLLYTQFVEGKKQENETENHENVDKISEEKQTKNTGNTNES; encoded by the coding sequence ATGCTCATTTTACAAATTCTTGGAACATGTACTCTTCTCCTCGGAGCCGGTGCTCTCGGTTTCCTCATCACCCGCAAGAATCTCCCTGATGATCCTGAATCCCGCCCGATGATCGTCTACAACGCAATCAAGGAAAATCCGGGAATGACCATGGCGCAACTGCAGAGACTCACCGGAATACCAAGAGGATCAATTAACTACACCGTTCATCGTCTGAGTCTTGCAGGCAAAGTCAAAAAGATCACAGACAATGGAGCGGGAAGTTATTATCCGGCCCACGTCCAGATAGAAGGACACGAAGAGTTCATGCACAAAGTTCTCACCGAAGAAAGGCCGAACAAAATATTTCAGACCATTATCGACCATCCAGAAATTTCCCAAAAGATCTTGGTCGAAAAAACCGGCATTCCTCAGACAACACTGCAGTGGCATCTCTCCCAGCTGGCAAAATACCAAGCAATTAAGAGTGTTCGCAACAAAAATACCATTCACTACACCGCAATTCCTGACTACGTCCTGCTGTACACTCAGTTTGTCGAAGGAAAAAAACAGGAAAACGAAACAGAAAATCATGAAAATGTCGACAAAATTTCCGAGGAAAAACAAACAAAAAACACAGGCAACACAAACGAGTCATAA
- a CDS encoding DUF3795 domain-containing protein: MRLACCGMDCDACTYPGNCPGCREVCGKPFWTAYANIPVCKIFDCCANEHAWANCGKCPEVPCERYFANPDPYMSEEDAKKTLEKKMENLRSV, from the coding sequence ATGAGATTAGCATGCTGCGGCATGGACTGCGATGCCTGCACGTATCCCGGCAACTGTCCCGGATGCCGCGAAGTTTGCGGAAAACCGTTCTGGACCGCGTATGCAAACATACCGGTCTGTAAAATCTTTGACTGCTGTGCAAATGAACATGCCTGGGCCAACTGTGGAAAATGTCCAGAGGTTCCCTGCGAGCGTTACTTTGCCAACCCTGACCCGTACATGAGCGAGGAGGATGCAAAAAAGACTCTGGAAAAAAAGATGGAAAATCTCAGATCGGTTTGA
- a CDS encoding RNA-binding domain-containing protein yields MNTLPIAEDNRTEFKAMLTEKLEKEVVAFLNYKEGGYLYIGIADDGTVCGISDPDATQLTIINRIKDNISPSTLGLFDIETYHHDEKAYLKITISSGPEKPYYLTRYGMSPRGCYLRVGAGIQQMSQQKIDEYYAKRTHNTLGLMVSPIQTLSFAQLKIYYEEKGYTINDTFLRNLGLINRDGEYNYAAYLLADTNGVSLKVARYFGSDKIDLIENEELGYCSLVKATTQMLDKLELINITRTKITGKERIEKRLVDSRALREAVINAIVHNDYSRGTAPTVEIFSDRIMITSAGGLPQNLTEEEFFAGISAPRNQELMRIFRDLNLVEQLGSGLRRILAKYDRSIFVFSPNYLRVTFRYDEPQDETINETINETINETINETINETINETINETINETINESLHNESTLEKLVLDYLKKNPKATYADIARETTLSRSTVARLIQMLQKNGSIIRVGSNKTGHWQIIP; encoded by the coding sequence GTGAATACATTACCCATTGCAGAGGACAACAGAACAGAGTTCAAGGCTATGCTCACCGAAAAACTCGAAAAAGAAGTTGTCGCATTTTTAAACTACAAAGAAGGCGGATACCTGTATATCGGCATAGCTGACGACGGAACAGTCTGCGGAATTTCTGATCCTGATGCAACACAGCTTACAATAATAAACAGAATCAAGGACAACATCTCCCCTTCAACTCTCGGATTATTTGATATTGAAACATACCATCACGACGAAAAAGCCTATTTGAAAATAACCATCTCCAGCGGACCGGAGAAACCCTATTACCTGACACGATACGGCATGTCTCCCCGCGGTTGTTACCTTCGCGTGGGTGCCGGCATTCAGCAGATGTCGCAGCAAAAAATCGATGAATATTATGCAAAACGAACCCACAACACCCTTGGACTCATGGTCTCACCAATCCAGACGCTGAGCTTTGCCCAGCTGAAAATATATTATGAGGAAAAAGGGTACACCATCAACGACACGTTTCTCAGAAATCTTGGTCTCATCAACCGCGATGGAGAATATAATTATGCAGCCTATCTGCTCGCAGACACAAACGGCGTATCCCTGAAAGTCGCACGATATTTTGGCTCTGACAAAATCGATCTCATCGAAAATGAAGAGCTGGGATACTGTTCGCTGGTAAAAGCCACAACCCAGATGCTTGACAAACTTGAACTGATAAACATCACCCGCACGAAGATAACAGGGAAAGAACGTATCGAAAAACGCCTTGTTGACTCGCGTGCACTGCGGGAAGCCGTGATCAATGCAATCGTACACAACGACTACTCGCGAGGTACAGCACCAACCGTAGAAATTTTTTCAGACAGAATAATGATCACATCAGCAGGAGGGCTCCCGCAGAATCTTACCGAGGAAGAATTTTTCGCAGGAATTTCTGCTCCCAGAAATCAGGAACTGATGAGAATATTCCGGGACCTGAATCTTGTAGAACAGCTTGGTTCAGGACTCAGGAGAATACTTGCAAAGTACGACAGATCCATATTCGTGTTCTCTCCAAATTATCTCCGTGTAACCTTCCGGTATGATGAACCTCAGGATGAGACTATAAATGAGACTATAAATGAGACTATAAATGAGACTATAAATGAGACTATAAATGAGACTATAAATGAGACTATAAATGAGACTATAAATGAGACTATAAATGAGTCATTACACAACGAGTCCACGCTGGAAAAACTGGTTTTAGACTATCTCAAGAAAAATCCGAAAGCAACCTATGCGGATATTGCCCGTGAAACAACCCTCAGTAGGAGTACTGTCGCCCGCCTGATTCAGATGTTACAAAAAAATGGTTCAATCATCAGAGTCGGCTCAAACAAAACCGGACACTGGCAAATAATCCCCTAA